In one window of Anaerobacillus alkaliphilus DNA:
- a CDS encoding sulfurtransferase TusA family protein has protein sequence METIKFDQQVDAKGLACPMPIVRTKKVMNDLEPGRVLEVQATDKGSTADIKAWAGSTGHQYLGTVDEGGVLKHYLRKASGEEKEEKKHPLVASNEELQLKLASNEDLLVLDVRESAEFVFNHIPGAMSIPLGDIENRLNELNAEQTIYVVCHTGNRSDFAAQKLTEAGFKNVINVIPGMSKWTGETKSR, from the coding sequence ATGGAGACTATTAAATTTGACCAACAAGTAGATGCAAAAGGGTTAGCTTGTCCAATGCCAATCGTACGTACAAAAAAGGTAATGAATGACCTAGAACCAGGGAGGGTGTTAGAAGTTCAAGCAACTGATAAAGGATCAACTGCAGATATTAAAGCATGGGCAGGAAGTACAGGGCATCAATACTTGGGGACGGTAGATGAAGGCGGTGTATTAAAACATTATCTACGTAAGGCGAGTGGAGAAGAGAAAGAGGAAAAAAAGCATCCGCTTGTGGCAAGTAATGAAGAACTTCAACTGAAATTAGCCAGTAATGAAGATTTATTGGTGTTAGATGTCCGTGAATCTGCTGAATTTGTTTTTAATCATATACCAGGTGCGATGTCAATTCCTCTTGGGGATATCGAAAATCGATTGAATGAACTTAATGCTGAACAAACAATTTATGTCGTTTGTCACACGGGAAATCGCAGTGATTTTGCAGCGCAAAAGTTAACAGAAGCAGGATTTAAGAATGTAATAAATGTTATTCCAGGTATGAGTAAATGGACAGGTGAAACTAAAAGTCGATAG
- a CDS encoding DUF3231 family protein → MSEKSAITSSELGVLWLTYQEKTMILRMLEYFIEKADDEKAKNIMTDLYGEIDKYVGIITKTLQNEGAVIPVGYTAQDVNKEVPKLYDNGFDIMFVRLLKQISMGLHSLNITMSYREDIVLILKELTTITQNYYNLCTQYLLEKGLLVKSPHVSMPQSIEFVKDNNYFGGLAINPFSEKRSLNTVEVALIHHAIESNITGLQLITGFAQCANEGEVKKYFHDGTELAKSIVKELSETFLQNGIQVPQTSGGNATRSTIAPFSDKLMMYCISLFCSFSMGSSSLGTAFSLRNDLPAKMTIFAKDIFEYAHKGAKIMIKNGWMEEPFQMEERNQLVK, encoded by the coding sequence ATGTCAGAAAAATCAGCTATTACTTCATCTGAATTAGGTGTATTATGGCTTACATATCAGGAAAAGACCATGATTTTACGTATGTTAGAATATTTTATAGAAAAAGCCGATGATGAAAAAGCAAAGAATATTATGACTGATTTATATGGAGAGATTGACAAGTATGTTGGGATCATCACAAAAACGTTACAAAATGAAGGGGCTGTAATACCAGTTGGGTATACTGCTCAAGATGTTAACAAAGAGGTGCCAAAGTTATATGATAATGGTTTTGATATCATGTTTGTTCGTCTTTTGAAGCAAATTAGCATGGGACTTCACTCATTAAATATAACTATGTCTTATCGAGAAGATATTGTACTAATATTAAAAGAGCTGACTACCATTACTCAAAATTATTACAACCTATGTACACAATATTTGCTCGAAAAGGGGTTACTTGTTAAATCTCCCCATGTTTCAATGCCACAGTCAATTGAATTTGTTAAAGATAACAACTACTTTGGTGGACTAGCTATAAATCCATTTAGTGAAAAACGTTCACTAAATACAGTAGAAGTTGCTCTAATACATCATGCAATAGAATCAAATATCACTGGGCTTCAATTGATTACAGGGTTTGCTCAATGTGCAAATGAAGGTGAGGTTAAAAAATACTTTCATGATGGAACTGAACTTGCTAAAAGTATTGTAAAGGAACTAAGTGAAACCTTTCTACAAAACGGTATACAAGTTCCTCAAACATCAGGAGGTAATGCAACCCGTTCAACAATAGCACCTTTTTCTGATAAATTGATGATGTATTGTATAAGTCTTTTTTGTAGTTTTTCAATGGGGAGTAGTTCATTAGGTACCGCGTTTAGTTTGCGAAATGATTTACCAGCTAAAATGACTATTTTTGCGAAAGATATATTTGAATATGCTCATAAAGGTGCAAAAATAATGATCAAAAATGGTTGGATGGAAGAACCTTTTCAAATGGAAGAACGAAATCAATTGGTGAAATAG
- a CDS encoding MBL fold metallo-hydrolase: MNSREVARKVIEKKELFILDVRNQSDYADWKIEGENFEYLNIPYFELLDGVEEIMDKVPTDKEILVVCAKEGSSMMVAEMLADQGLNVFYFEGGMKSWSEYLEPVKVGDLKDGGELYQFVRLGKGCLSYMVVSNGEAVIIDATRMTDVYVNFAREVGAKITHIFDTHLHADHISGGRLIAQITGGTYWLPPKDAEEVVFEYAALEGGTDVVIGNSTINIHALYSPGHTIGSTSFVVDEKYLLSGDILFIDSIGRPDLAGMAEDWVGDLRESLYTRFRELSDDLIVLPAHFMIIEELNEDGSVAEKLGTLFAKNHGLNIQDEAEFRALVTENLPPQPNSYQEIRQTNMGNISPDEEQQREMEIGPNRCAVR, translated from the coding sequence ATGAATTCTCGTGAGGTAGCAAGAAAAGTAATAGAAAAAAAGGAATTATTCATTTTGGATGTAAGAAATCAAAGTGATTATGCAGATTGGAAAATAGAAGGAGAGAACTTTGAGTATCTTAACATTCCGTATTTCGAACTGCTTGACGGCGTAGAGGAAATTATGGATAAAGTCCCGACCGATAAAGAGATTTTGGTCGTCTGTGCAAAAGAAGGTTCCTCGATGATGGTGGCGGAAATGCTTGCTGATCAAGGTTTGAATGTTTTTTATTTTGAGGGAGGCATGAAATCTTGGAGCGAGTATTTAGAGCCGGTGAAGGTAGGGGATTTAAAAGACGGAGGGGAATTATATCAATTTGTCCGTTTAGGTAAAGGCTGTCTCTCTTATATGGTCGTATCAAACGGGGAAGCGGTAATTATTGATGCGACAAGAATGACAGATGTGTATGTTAATTTTGCGAGAGAAGTTGGGGCAAAAATTACGCATATATTTGATACACACTTACATGCGGACCACATTTCTGGAGGAAGACTGATTGCTCAGATCACAGGTGGAACATATTGGTTACCGCCAAAGGATGCGGAGGAAGTTGTATTTGAGTACGCAGCACTTGAAGGAGGAACCGACGTCGTCATTGGTAATTCGACGATAAACATTCATGCTTTGTACTCTCCTGGGCATACAATTGGTTCTACGTCCTTTGTAGTTGATGAAAAGTATTTATTATCAGGTGATATTCTTTTCATCGATTCAATTGGAAGACCGGATTTAGCTGGAATGGCAGAGGATTGGGTCGGTGATTTGCGAGAGTCCTTGTATACAAGATTTAGAGAATTATCAGATGATTTAATCGTTCTACCTGCACATTTTATGATTATTGAAGAATTAAACGAAGATGGAAGCGTGGCTGAAAAACTTGGAACATTGTTTGCCAAAAACCATGGCTTAAATATTCAAGATGAAGCAGAATTCCGAGCCTTGGTGACAGAAAATTTACCTCCGCAGCCGAATTCCTATCAAGAAATTCGTCAAACAAATATGGGAAATATCAGTCCGGACGAAGAACAACAGCGTGAGATGGAAATTGGACCAAACCGCTGTGCAGTAAGATAG
- a CDS encoding sulfurtransferase TusA family protein produces the protein MNADKVLDAKGLACPMPIVRTKKAIAELESGQVLEIHATDKGAKNDLTAWAKSGGHELFQDLEENGVFKFWIKKG, from the coding sequence ATGAATGCAGATAAAGTATTAGATGCCAAGGGTCTAGCGTGTCCAATGCCAATAGTTCGAACAAAGAAAGCCATTGCTGAGCTGGAGTCTGGTCAAGTCTTAGAAATCCATGCAACAGACAAAGGAGCAAAAAACGATCTTACTGCCTGGGCAAAGTCAGGTGGACATGAGTTATTTCAAGATCTTGAAGAAAATGGTGTATTCAAGTTTTGGATTAAGAAAGGGTAA
- a CDS encoding DsrE/DsrF/DrsH-like family protein: MTDKKKTTIILFSGDYDKAMAAFIIANGAAAYDHEVTIFSTFWGLNAFRKEEQVPVKKGFLEKLFAGMMPRGANKMGLSNMNFAGMGPKMIKHVMKKHNALPLPDLIDMAKEQGVKLVACTMTMDLLGLHQDELIDGIEYAGVAAYLADAEEGNVNLFI, from the coding sequence ATGACAGACAAAAAGAAAACAACGATTATTCTATTTAGCGGGGACTATGATAAAGCAATGGCGGCATTCATTATCGCGAACGGTGCGGCAGCCTATGATCATGAAGTGACTATCTTCTCTACTTTTTGGGGATTAAATGCATTTAGAAAAGAAGAGCAAGTACCAGTCAAAAAAGGGTTCCTAGAAAAGCTGTTTGCAGGTATGATGCCACGTGGAGCAAATAAAATGGGACTTTCGAACATGAATTTTGCCGGTATGGGGCCGAAGATGATTAAACATGTCATGAAGAAGCACAATGCGTTGCCTTTACCAGATTTAATTGATATGGCGAAAGAACAGGGAGTCAAACTTGTAGCATGTACAATGACAATGGATCTTTTAGGATTGCATCAAGATGAATTAATTGATGGAATAGAATACGCTGGAGTAGCTGCTTATCTAGCAGATGCGGAAGAAGGAAATGTCAATCTATTTATATAA
- a CDS encoding metal-sensitive transcriptional regulator, whose protein sequence is MEYTDQMKNRVKRIEGQVKAILRMMEEEKDCRELVVQLSAARNALDRTIGVVVSTNLEQCVREQIEKGQDTEKFIQEAVNLLVKSR, encoded by the coding sequence ATGGAATACACCGATCAAATGAAAAATAGAGTGAAACGAATAGAGGGACAAGTAAAGGCTATTTTAAGAATGATGGAAGAAGAAAAGGATTGTAGGGAACTCGTTGTTCAACTTTCTGCAGCAAGAAATGCGCTGGACCGTACAATTGGTGTTGTTGTTAGTACCAATTTGGAGCAATGTGTTAGAGAACAGATTGAAAAAGGGCAAGATACTGAGAAGTTTATTCAGGAAGCAGTAAATCTATTAGTGAAAAGTAGATAG
- a CDS encoding rhodanese-like domain-containing protein — MRELTTEQVKKIVNPTIIDVREAVEVAAGKIPGSLNIPLGLLEFRIQELDKTKEYIIVCRSGARSGIATKYLESHGYKVFNMVGGMIEWEGNVVV; from the coding sequence ATGAGAGAACTGACAACAGAACAGGTAAAAAAAATAGTAAATCCTACTATCATTGATGTAAGAGAGGCCGTAGAAGTTGCTGCAGGAAAAATTCCGGGAAGTTTGAACATACCTCTTGGACTACTTGAATTTCGAATACAAGAATTAGACAAGACGAAAGAATATATTATTGTTTGTCGCTCAGGAGCTAGAAGTGGGATTGCAACGAAATACCTCGAAAGTCATGGCTACAAGGTCTTTAATATGGTTGGTGGCATGATTGAATGGGAAGGAAACGTAGTAGTATAA
- a CDS encoding sulfite exporter TauE/SafE family protein, which yields MDITFIISIFLIGFTGSYISGMLGIGGSIIKYPMLLYIPPLFGVAVFTAHEVAGISAIQVFFATIGGVWAYRKGGYLNKDLIIYMGSSILIGSFIGGFGSSAMSEDGINIVYGLLALIAAVMMFLPKKGIDDVPLEQVRFNKGLAAVLALIVGIGAGIVGAAGAFLLVPIMLVILKIPTRMTIASSLAITFISSIGATVGKITTGQIDYFPAFIMIVASIIASPLGVMTGKKMNTKFLQVILAVLIAATAVKIWLDIL from the coding sequence TTGGATATTACTTTTATTATTAGTATTTTCCTTATTGGGTTTACCGGTTCCTACATTTCAGGAATGCTTGGTATCGGAGGTTCAATTATTAAATATCCAATGCTTCTTTATATCCCGCCGTTGTTTGGTGTTGCTGTATTCACAGCTCATGAGGTTGCTGGGATTAGTGCCATTCAAGTATTTTTTGCAACAATTGGAGGGGTATGGGCGTACCGCAAAGGTGGGTACTTGAATAAAGACTTAATCATATATATGGGTTCGAGTATACTGATAGGTAGTTTTATTGGCGGATTTGGCTCAAGCGCCATGTCGGAAGATGGAATTAATATTGTTTATGGTTTATTAGCACTAATTGCAGCTGTCATGATGTTTCTACCGAAAAAAGGGATTGATGATGTACCACTTGAACAGGTGAGATTTAACAAAGGGCTTGCGGCAGTTCTTGCTTTAATTGTCGGTATCGGTGCAGGCATTGTTGGGGCAGCAGGAGCATTTTTATTAGTACCGATCATGCTTGTTATTTTAAAGATCCCAACACGAATGACAATTGCATCCTCACTTGCGATTACTTTCATCTCATCAATTGGAGCAACCGTTGGGAAAATCACCACAGGGCAAATTGATTATTTTCCGGCCTTTATAATGATTGTAGCAAGCATAATTGCCTCGCCATTAGGTGTGATGACAGGGAAAAAGATGAATACGAAGTTTTTACAAGTCATATTAGCCGTTTTAATAGCAGCAACTGCGGTGAAAATATGGTTAGATATTTTATAA
- a CDS encoding ABC1 kinase family protein: MLQALILIIFFTFIITRLIGTRVSKTKVFLAIFLGFSLTAVAYFFLFLKDSPELIYEFNPSNGLYILFVIITTMFIILIFEMLSNHSKEESASTMVFSLRKIRNWFKRQRRYLQVLTIAMKNSISTKKTFRNNQESVAISLRKTLEECGGVFIKFGQVLSTRTDLLPLNFIEELSKLQENVKYLTKAEVENVLNTELPGAIENTFKSFDMEPIAAASIGQVHRAILKNSNQQVVVKILRPNVTNNLKIDLDILIRFSNTLSKKSELARNIGMKSLAIGFAEAMLEEIDFRIEARNSIQISEAMKDMKTNVKVPVIYQEISTSKLLVIEYIEGVTVKNGVDILEKLNIDKREFQKEIFDTILQQIFTSGVFHADPHPGNVYILHDGRPALIDFGSVGRLGTIQQAGFKRLMVGLNKKNAYLFMDGLLDLIEPHSNINKYQLEQALSQFLINNTSDAQNTEQIIHDLFGLMNEFELSFYPMVAGAFRSLITLQGTLEIIDDNFDIMIEAKRFAQEHMNIINNNQTLREVAYNEALSIMPILTRIPRKIDDLTTKMENGNLTVRINFFGEKDNVKYVNYIVAQILTLLAGTAFGGISIGLLSVSNQKNHNILHFLDVFAYLGLTLSAIFLIRVMIQALRRSIT; encoded by the coding sequence TTGCTGCAAGCACTAATTTTAATCATATTTTTTACATTTATTATTACACGGTTGATAGGTACGAGAGTTTCTAAAACAAAAGTATTTCTTGCGATATTCTTAGGCTTTTCTCTTACAGCAGTAGCTTATTTCTTTTTGTTTTTAAAAGATAGTCCAGAGCTAATATATGAATTTAATCCTTCAAACGGATTGTATATTCTATTTGTAATTATTACGACAATGTTCATAATTTTAATTTTTGAAATGCTTAGTAATCATTCAAAAGAAGAATCAGCTTCTACAATGGTTTTCTCATTAAGGAAAATTAGAAATTGGTTCAAAAGACAAAGAAGGTATCTTCAAGTTCTTACAATAGCAATGAAAAATAGCATATCTACCAAAAAAACATTTCGAAATAATCAAGAAAGTGTCGCTATTTCATTGCGTAAAACCCTTGAGGAGTGTGGTGGGGTCTTTATTAAATTTGGTCAAGTTTTATCCACAAGGACAGATTTATTACCATTAAACTTTATTGAAGAACTCTCTAAACTACAAGAAAACGTAAAGTATTTAACAAAGGCGGAAGTAGAGAATGTTTTAAACACAGAATTACCTGGAGCCATCGAGAATACATTTAAATCGTTTGATATGGAGCCAATTGCAGCTGCTTCAATTGGACAAGTTCATAGAGCTATATTAAAAAATTCAAATCAACAAGTCGTAGTAAAAATATTAAGACCAAATGTAACGAATAACTTAAAGATTGATTTAGATATATTAATCCGCTTTTCAAACACACTTTCCAAAAAGAGTGAGTTAGCAAGAAATATTGGTATGAAAAGCTTAGCAATAGGCTTTGCTGAAGCTATGTTAGAAGAGATTGATTTCAGAATTGAAGCAAGAAATTCTATACAAATCTCAGAAGCAATGAAGGACATGAAAACCAATGTAAAAGTACCCGTCATATATCAAGAAATTAGCACCTCTAAATTACTTGTTATTGAATATATAGAAGGGGTAACTGTAAAAAATGGAGTAGACATACTGGAAAAACTAAATATCGATAAAAGAGAGTTTCAAAAAGAGATTTTTGATACTATCCTTCAGCAGATTTTTACGAGTGGAGTCTTTCATGCTGACCCTCATCCTGGTAATGTTTATATTTTACATGATGGGCGTCCTGCTCTTATTGATTTCGGATCAGTGGGGAGACTAGGTACTATCCAACAAGCTGGATTTAAAAGATTGATGGTAGGGTTAAATAAAAAGAATGCGTACTTATTTATGGATGGGTTACTAGATTTAATAGAACCACATAGTAATATTAATAAATACCAATTAGAGCAAGCGCTAAGCCAATTTCTAATTAACAATACTTCTGATGCACAAAACACGGAACAAATCATCCACGATTTATTTGGTTTGATGAATGAGTTTGAACTGTCGTTTTATCCAATGGTAGCTGGTGCATTCCGCTCTTTAATTACGTTACAAGGAACATTGGAAATCATTGATGATAATTTTGATATTATGATTGAAGCTAAGAGATTTGCACAAGAACATATGAACATAATTAATAATAACCAGACACTACGGGAAGTGGCGTATAATGAAGCACTATCAATTATGCCAATTTTAACAAGAATTCCTCGAAAAATTGATGATTTAACAACGAAAATGGAAAATGGAAACTTGACTGTTAGGATTAATTTTTTTGGTGAGAAGGATAACGTGAAATATGTAAATTACATAGTAGCACAAATATTGACTTTACTTGCTGGAACTGCGTTTGGGGGTATATCAATAGGATTATTATCAGTTTCTAATCAAAAAAACCACAATATACTGCACTTCCTAGATGTATTTGCCTATTTAGGTTTAACATTAAGTGCTATTTTTCTAATAAGAGTTATGATTCAAGCTTTACGTAGATCAATAACCTAA
- a CDS encoding rhodanese-like domain-containing protein: MDTFINVLLFGLVAYFLMTKFLPVKGVKQITAIQLKEALIRKDVQFIDVRTPREFASNHIEKFKNVPLHEITSKANQLSKDKELIVICQSGMRSNKATKRLKKLGFDRVSNVKGGIGAWYY; the protein is encoded by the coding sequence ATGGACACATTTATCAATGTTTTACTATTTGGCCTCGTTGCTTATTTTCTTATGACTAAATTCCTGCCTGTAAAAGGAGTTAAACAAATTACAGCTATTCAACTAAAGGAAGCGCTCATAAGAAAGGACGTACAGTTTATTGATGTAAGAACTCCTAGGGAGTTTGCAAGTAATCATATTGAAAAGTTTAAAAATGTTCCTCTCCACGAAATTACTAGTAAAGCTAATCAGCTTTCTAAAGATAAAGAATTAATTGTGATTTGTCAAAGCGGGATGAGAAGTAATAAAGCAACAAAAAGGTTAAAAAAGTTGGGTTTTGACCGTGTATCAAACGTAAAAGGTGGTATCGGTGCTTGGTATTACTAG
- a CDS encoding sensor histidine kinase, giving the protein MESLLINILFVLLPILIFQIFFININSKYKNIILGTVFSFSIIICMNFPIANYEGHLFDLRYIPFVLGALYGGKKVAIFLYFVLLVYRLYLGGVGFYIALFDSTLLLIILLFLLLPKFQRYSLKTKLTGTIALLGFVAIFSLVACHTLFGFIFHAPIVLLATFVVAQALTMGLSVYFLEYLITIDTMKKQLYHNEKLKSLSEMAASISHEVRNPLTVTRGFIQLLKSPGIDDEKKNSYLDLSLQELDRAESIISDYLTFAKPHENIEFELLNVTDEVNYVVNVMQPYALMRNVSIKKEFFIKESYILGHKRQLHQCLINLSKNAIEAIQDGGKLEFKVKKENEKATIQLTDNGVGMTSEQIARLGVPFFTNKEKGTGLGTMVAFSIVKAMKGEIKVNSKMNEGTTFTILIPEDKGTGTVS; this is encoded by the coding sequence ATGGAAAGTCTACTTATTAATATACTTTTTGTTCTATTACCTATCTTAATTTTTCAAATATTTTTTATCAATATAAACTCAAAGTACAAAAACATTATTCTAGGTACCGTTTTTAGTTTCTCAATTATCATATGTATGAATTTCCCAATTGCAAACTATGAAGGCCATTTATTTGATTTAAGATATATTCCATTTGTATTAGGAGCCCTTTATGGTGGAAAGAAAGTAGCTATTTTTCTTTATTTTGTACTCTTAGTTTACCGGTTGTATTTAGGTGGTGTAGGTTTTTATATTGCCTTGTTTGATAGCACTTTATTATTGATCATTCTATTATTTTTACTACTACCAAAATTTCAAAGGTATTCTCTTAAAACAAAGCTTACTGGTACGATAGCTTTGCTTGGATTTGTTGCTATATTTAGTTTAGTTGCTTGTCATACATTATTTGGTTTTATCTTTCATGCTCCAATTGTTTTATTAGCTACCTTTGTTGTTGCACAAGCTTTAACAATGGGGCTTTCTGTTTACTTTCTTGAATACTTGATTACAATCGACACTATGAAAAAGCAACTATATCATAATGAAAAATTAAAAAGCCTAAGTGAAATGGCGGCTAGCATCTCTCACGAAGTTCGTAATCCGTTAACAGTCACAAGAGGATTTATCCAGCTACTTAAGAGTCCAGGTATTGACGATGAGAAGAAGAATTCCTATTTAGACTTGTCGCTTCAAGAATTGGACCGTGCTGAATCGATCATTTCAGATTATCTTACTTTTGCAAAACCACATGAGAACATTGAATTCGAATTATTAAATGTGACCGATGAAGTGAACTATGTTGTGAATGTGATGCAGCCTTATGCATTAATGCGAAATGTTTCTATAAAAAAAGAATTTTTCATTAAAGAGAGCTATATTTTAGGACACAAAAGACAACTCCATCAATGCTTAATTAATTTATCAAAAAATGCAATTGAAGCCATTCAAGACGGTGGAAAGCTAGAGTTTAAAGTGAAAAAAGAAAATGAAAAAGCAACCATACAGTTGACAGATAATGGAGTAGGGATGACCTCTGAGCAAATTGCACGTTTAGGTGTTCCTTTTTTTACAAATAAAGAAAAGGGTACTGGCTTAGGAACAATGGTCGCTTTCAGCATTGTAAAAGCAATGAAGGGAGAAATCAAGGTAAATAGCAAAATGAACGAAGGAACTACATTCACTATTTTGATCCCAGAAGACAAGGGGACAGGTACAGTGTCTTAA
- a CDS encoding vanadium-dependent haloperoxidase has product MFFYLNGKGVDIVARNKKNCVYGPLNGRERKRKAYRLRRDMAWYHRLQPTIHHQCNEDESLYKNKIASFSKALPHNSLGEVELEAYDFFTKALKRGTPADFEAIPLGGDVKIANPQASYCYDLIGSDCHAQALPIPPTFSSAWQAGEMAELYWKALTRDINFEDYDNHPLTIEAAEELSNLSDFRGPKLNSAVTTGTLFRGDTPADLDGPYISQFLYKDIPFGSTIISQRYRTTLANADHMTSFDEWLNVQNGGSSTSSQKDDTSRYIRNGRDLAEYVHVDFSCQAPLSACLILNSWGRDALTETNPYLKSATQGGFVTFGSPHILDLVTKVTRLALEAAWFHKFLVHRKLRPEEFGGRVHNHVTKAKNYPIHSELLDSKVLSKIYDKYGTYLLPMSYPEGCPIHPAYPAGHATIAGAGVTVLKAFFNEGFIIPDAVRSSSDGLSLVPYSTTPLTIGGELNKLAANISLGRDFAGVHWRSDGIEGIKLGEAVAIEMLSDYKETYNEDFTGFTLTKFDGSEITIS; this is encoded by the coding sequence ATGTTTTTCTATTTAAATGGAAAAGGTGTTGATATCGTGGCTAGAAATAAAAAAAATTGTGTATACGGACCTCTTAATGGAAGGGAACGTAAAAGGAAAGCCTATCGCCTAAGAAGGGATATGGCGTGGTATCATAGACTTCAACCTACTATCCACCATCAATGTAATGAGGACGAATCACTATATAAGAATAAAATAGCTAGTTTTTCTAAAGCATTACCACATAACTCCCTTGGTGAAGTAGAGCTTGAAGCGTATGACTTCTTTACTAAAGCGTTAAAGAGAGGTACTCCAGCTGATTTTGAAGCAATCCCTCTAGGAGGAGATGTAAAAATAGCAAATCCTCAGGCGTCATATTGCTATGATTTGATTGGATCAGACTGCCATGCACAAGCATTACCTATTCCACCAACGTTTAGCAGTGCTTGGCAGGCAGGTGAAATGGCGGAACTTTATTGGAAGGCACTCACACGCGACATCAATTTTGAAGACTATGATAATCATCCATTAACAATTGAAGCGGCAGAAGAACTCTCAAATTTATCAGATTTTAGAGGACCGAAATTAAATAGTGCTGTAACGACAGGTACTTTGTTTCGCGGAGATACGCCTGCTGACCTGGACGGCCCTTATATATCTCAATTCTTGTATAAAGACATTCCGTTTGGTTCAACGATAATTAGTCAACGTTATCGAACGACCTTAGCCAATGCCGATCACATGACATCTTTTGATGAATGGTTAAATGTCCAAAATGGGGGCAGTTCAACTAGTTCTCAAAAAGATGATACATCTCGCTATATTCGAAACGGGCGTGATCTGGCTGAATATGTACATGTTGATTTCTCGTGTCAAGCTCCACTATCGGCTTGTCTTATTTTGAACAGCTGGGGTAGGGACGCGCTAACTGAAACTAATCCATACTTGAAATCTGCCACTCAAGGAGGATTTGTTACATTTGGTAGTCCACATATTTTAGATTTAGTAACAAAGGTAACGCGGTTAGCGTTAGAGGCAGCTTGGTTTCATAAGTTCTTAGTTCATCGCAAACTTCGTCCTGAGGAATTTGGTGGCAGGGTTCATAATCATGTAACAAAAGCGAAAAATTACCCGATTCATTCAGAACTTTTAGATTCGAAAGTACTCTCAAAAATCTATGATAAATACGGTACTTATCTTTTACCGATGTCATACCCTGAAGGGTGTCCAATTCACCCTGCTTACCCTGCTGGGCACGCGACGATTGCTGGTGCTGGTGTTACCGTCCTTAAAGCATTTTTTAATGAAGGATTTATTATTCCCGATGCAGTGAGATCTAGCTCAGATGGTCTTTCCTTAGTCCCTTATTCTACAACTCCATTAACAATTGGAGGCGAGTTAAATAAATTAGCAGCTAATATCTCTCTAGGCAGAGATTTCGCTGGGGTTCATTGGCGTTCAGATGGAATTGAAGGCATTAAATTGGGAGAAGCGGTCGCAATAGAAATGCTTAGTGATTATAAAGAGACTTATAATGAAGATTTTACAGGATTTACACTTACAAAATTTGATGGTTCGGAAATTACAATTAGCTAA
- a CDS encoding rhodanese-like domain-containing protein, which yields MKKYSSYIFPFVLIIGFIGYQLFPTIGVEQISTEQLAKMMTNEADDVFYVDVREPHEFQEYHIEGMTNVPLSELESNYHVIPTDKTVVIICRSGNRSLQALNKLKDFGYQDLVNVKGGMLAWKGEVTN from the coding sequence ATGAAGAAATATAGTTCCTATATTTTTCCTTTTGTTTTAATTATCGGCTTTATTGGTTATCAACTGTTTCCAACAATAGGGGTAGAACAAATTAGTACAGAACAACTTGCAAAAATGATGACGAATGAAGCTGATGACGTTTTCTATGTTGATGTACGAGAACCTCATGAATTTCAAGAGTATCATATAGAAGGTATGACAAATGTTCCTCTTAGTGAACTAGAAAGCAATTATCATGTAATTCCTACTGATAAAACAGTTGTGATTATATGTAGAAGCGGGAATAGAAGCCTACAAGCCTTAAATAAACTTAAAGATTTTGGCTATCAAGATCTAGTTAATGTGAAAGGCGGTATGCTTGCTTGGAAAGGTGAAGTAACAAATTAG